A window of Rufibacter sp. LB8 contains these coding sequences:
- a CDS encoding OmpH family outer membrane protein: MKVTRSFLALALATASFSACKTDTKDAATTAGTTTTTDSTTTVTTAPEPAVTDTVAMPAARPEIVYINSDSLLTKYQLFKDVKARLEGKGKRLETDLRTKADAFRKEVAQYQQTGANMTQEQRATTERALAQKEQQIAAQQQNAGNQLAQDENTEMKKIYEKVEAYLKRESKNKGYKMVLTYSRGNSAILYSDPSLDITAEVLKGLNEEYRSTKKK; the protein is encoded by the coding sequence GTGAAAGTAACCCGCTCGTTTTTGGCATTGGCCCTGGCTACTGCCTCCTTTTCAGCTTGCAAAACAGATACCAAAGACGCTGCCACCACAGCCGGCACCACTACCACCACAGACAGTACCACCACCGTCACTACTGCCCCAGAGCCAGCGGTCACCGACACCGTGGCCATGCCCGCCGCCCGGCCAGAGATAGTGTACATCAACTCAGACTCCCTGCTCACCAAATACCAGTTGTTCAAAGACGTGAAAGCGCGCCTAGAAGGCAAAGGAAAACGCCTGGAAACCGATTTGCGCACCAAGGCAGACGCCTTCAGAAAAGAAGTGGCCCAGTACCAGCAGACCGGTGCCAACATGACCCAGGAGCAGCGCGCCACCACTGAAAGGGCCCTCGCGCAGAAAGAGCAGCAGATTGCCGCCCAGCAACAAAACGCCGGTAACCAATTGGCCCAGGACGAGAACACCGAGATGAAGAAAATCTACGAAAAAGTAGAGGCTTACCTCAAGCGCGAAAGCAAAAATAAAGGCTACAAAATGGTCTTGACCTACAGCCGCGGCAACAGCGCCATCCTCTACAGTGACCCGTCTCTGGACATTACCGCTGAAGTCTTGAAAGGCTTGAACGAAGAATACCGCAGCACCAAGAAAAAATAA